ATTTTGACAGGTGATAATCCAGCGTTACCCATTAACTTAAATACAATTTATTTCAAGTGGAAAGTATTGAAGAATAATAGTAAGATGAAAATTAAGAATTTCAGTGAAAAGaactttattattgatggagattatattcatttgaCGCCACCTGATGATTTGACAATGAGTATGCCAGTTGAGTCTTCAGTAATAAACATAAATGGTCATAATCATACCcatcatcataattatttgaatcatCAGTTCAATAGGGCCCATAATAAGACGCTGACGAAAACTTATTCTTTCCATATAACCCAAATACTCAAATTAAAGAAGTACGTTAAAAACCCCAATTATTTCAGAATCATTATTCAGAGTCAACAGCTGTTGGCTGAGAATAATGAGGTGCTCAATTCCACTAAGGAGGTTCCCACAAAGAAGTTTTACCTTATAGCTATCAATGAACAGGAATGTCTGGAAATTATAAGCAAATTAAAGTGGGTCTTGCAAGTATATAACTTTTCTAGCGGGGGGTTATAAATGGAAAATATGTATTTGCGTGTTAATAGATTATATAGTTGTTATTTCAACTGTAACTTTGTATGGCGTAAAACGATTTGTAGACTTGTGTATGTCTTCGCGTGTCAGGATTAACACGCGATGAGGCTTTATTCGAACTATAACACAAAAGTCGCCATGAAGGCATCGCGACTCGCCTTGAagtgaaaaagaaaaaaattgggaagaccaaaaaaaaaaggagagTTAATGGAGTGAAGATCTTGGAGTTATTCATATCTATAGGTTGATTCAATATGACAAAATTATCTCAAAATTGGAAGAAATTAAGTTCTAAAATACAAGACAAACCCAAGAATGGTTCGGTAAAGAAACCTATTTCCAAAACCAAGACTTCCAAGAAATCTAAAGCTTCAATATCAGAAAAACTACAAAGTACTACCAATACTACAACCAATGTTGTTCCCataatatcatcaactaAACCTACTGCAACACCACTAGAATACACTCTCTGGACACAAAATAAtactataaatatattaaatataCCGAAAACCTCTAAACCACTACCATTATCAAGGAATGATAGCAGGAAACTAGATCCTGGTAAATACGTAGCATTAGATTGTGAATTTGTTGGAATAGGTAAAGATGGAGAAGAATCAGCATTAGCAagaatatcaattataaattattatggaTTTGTACTTTTAGATACTTATGTACGaccaaaagaaagagtTACTGATTGGAGAACTTGGGTTAGTGGTATACAAAGTCATCATATGCAAGATG
This is a stretch of genomic DNA from Candida dubliniensis CD36 chromosome 1, complete sequence. It encodes these proteins:
- a CDS encoding RNA exonuclease, putative (Similar to S. cerevisiae REX4;~Similar to C. albicans REX4), producing the protein MTKLSQNWKKLSSKIQDKPKNGSVKKPISKTKTSKKSKASISEKLQSTTNTTTNVVPIISSTKPTATPLEYTLWTQNNTINILNIPKTSKPLPLSRNDSRKLDPGKYVALDCEFVGIGKDGEESALARISIINYYGFVLLDTYVRPKERVTDWRTWVSGIQSHHMQDAIDFKTAQLKTIELINNKILVGHALSNDLDMLFLSHPKSMIRDTCQFPKFREIAGGKSPSLKKLIKHFIQVDIQIGQHSSVEDARATMLLFRLFKKEIEQSMRNKNKRH